From a single Lolium rigidum isolate FL_2022 chromosome 7, APGP_CSIRO_Lrig_0.1, whole genome shotgun sequence genomic region:
- the LOC124679479 gene encoding NDR1/HIN1-like protein 6, which produces MADYHRVHPVIAGSPPEQTKDKIPPSATHGEQVLPITAPPPYAPAPMRAPRRKRHSRCCRCVCWTLVVAIVLVVALGATAGILYAVFRPKIPTFNVDRLTVTRFDVNTTTAVVTDAFEVQVTANNPNRRIGVYYDGGEVTASFNGTELCSGAFPALYQGHRTTVRPLITLQGQTRLDSAVAAQLAQQQQAGFIPLTVNARVPIRIKFGVIKLWKMTGKARCNLVVDRLQSETRLRIRSNNCSFKLKI; this is translated from the coding sequence ATGGCAGACTACCACCGGGTCCATCCGGTGATCGCCGGCTCGCCGCCGGAGCAAACCAAGGACAAGATACCACCCAGCGCTACCCATGGCGAGCAAGTGCTTCCAATCACGGCCCCGCCTCCCTACGCGCCGGCGCCCATGCGCGCGCCGCGGCGGAAGAGGCACAGCCGGTGCTGCCGGTGCGTGTGTTGGACCCTGGTGGTGgccatcgtcctcgtcgtcgcgcTCGGCGCCACCGCGGGGATCCTCTACGCCGTGTTCAGGCCCAAGATCCCCACCTTCAACGTGGACCGCCTGACCGTGACCCGGTTCGACGTGAACACCACCACCGCGGTCGTCACCGACGCCTTCGAGGTGCAGGTCACGGCCAACAACCCCAACCGCCGCATTGGGGTGTACTACGACGGCGGCGAGGTCACGGCCTCCTTCAACGGCACCGAGCTCTGCAGCGGCGCCTTCCCCGCGctgtaccagggccaccgcaccacCGTGCGCCCCCTCATCACGCTGCAGGGGCAGACGAGGCTCGACAGCGCCGTGGCCGCGCAGCTCGCGCAGCAGCAACAGGCTGGCTTCATCCCGCTCACCGTGAACGCTCGCGTGCCCATCAGGATCAAGTTTGGtgtgatcaagctgtggaagatgACGGGGAAGGCGCGTTGCAACCTCGTTGTGGATAGACTCCAGTCGGAGACGCGGCTCCGCATCCGCTCCAACAACTGCAGCTTCAAGCTCAAGATCTAG